One window of Terriglobia bacterium genomic DNA carries:
- a CDS encoding HlyD family efflux transporter periplasmic adaptor subunit produces MSQSTIEEIPARELESPEPESKAAHVAKPQRKIALIAIPIVLIAGAVLIWRLFFSAAIPDNIVVLSGRVEGDDSAVASKVTGRILEVRVREGDVVREGDVIAHLDDEQIKDRLEQARVAVMGAEARANAAKAQIAVLQEQLQQARLQMEQAGLDAHGRVQQAEADLAAAEADLTQQEAAFQLASFDREAYMQLARTGAVSERQGRQAVATADQQGGAVAAAKRRVEAARGGLATAKANLSNVGIRGTQMAAVRRQIAQQQAEVVSATANAAQAHAQLDEAQANLQDLNVVAPFSGTVITRAAEPGEVVQAGTAIITLLDLDRVYLRGFVPEGQIGKVKIGQGAHVYLDSKPDQPVDAEVSRIDPQAIFTPENTYFRDDRVKQVVGIKLQLKGAIGFAKPGMPADGEILVQGDRWPKGRHGK; encoded by the coding sequence ATGTCGCAATCAACTATTGAAGAAATTCCGGCGCGTGAGTTGGAATCTCCAGAGCCGGAATCGAAAGCCGCGCACGTGGCAAAGCCGCAGCGCAAGATCGCGCTGATAGCGATCCCGATCGTACTTATAGCGGGTGCGGTATTGATCTGGAGACTGTTTTTTTCGGCTGCCATTCCTGACAACATCGTCGTCTTGAGTGGAAGGGTTGAGGGCGACGATTCTGCGGTGGCGTCCAAGGTGACCGGGCGAATTCTCGAGGTTAGAGTGCGTGAGGGTGATGTGGTTCGTGAGGGTGACGTAATTGCGCATCTTGACGATGAGCAGATCAAAGACCGTTTGGAGCAAGCCCGGGTTGCAGTCATGGGCGCCGAAGCCAGGGCCAACGCCGCCAAAGCCCAGATCGCGGTGCTGCAAGAGCAATTGCAGCAAGCCCGCTTGCAAATGGAACAGGCAGGGCTGGATGCGCATGGGCGAGTGCAACAAGCAGAGGCTGACTTGGCGGCGGCGGAGGCCGATCTTACGCAACAGGAAGCGGCGTTTCAATTAGCTTCGTTTGACCGAGAAGCCTATATGCAGCTGGCGCGCACAGGTGCAGTTTCCGAGAGGCAGGGAAGGCAGGCGGTAGCCACTGCCGACCAGCAGGGAGGAGCTGTCGCGGCCGCGAAGCGGCGAGTAGAGGCAGCGCGCGGTGGTCTCGCAACGGCCAAGGCAAACCTGTCCAACGTCGGGATCCGGGGTACACAAATGGCCGCCGTGCGAAGGCAGATCGCTCAGCAGCAGGCCGAAGTTGTAAGCGCAACTGCGAATGCGGCGCAGGCCCATGCCCAGTTGGACGAGGCTCAGGCGAACCTCCAGGATTTAAACGTGGTGGCACCTTTTTCCGGCACGGTCATCACGCGCGCCGCTGAGCCGGGCGAAGTGGTGCAAGCGGGAACAGCGATTATTACGCTGCTCGACTTGGATAGAGTCTATTTGCGTGGCTTTGTACCGGAAGGCCAGATTGGAAAAGTCAAGATCGGTCAGGGAGCCCATGTCTATCTCGATTCCAAGCCTGACCAGCCCGTTGATGCTGAAGTTTCACGAATTGATCCGCAAGCCATCTTCACTCCCGAAAATACATATTTCCGTGATGATCGGGTGAAGCAGGTTGTGGGCATCAAGCTGCAATTAAAAGGGGCCATCGGATTTGCCAAACCGGGAATGCCTGCCGATGGCGAGATTTTAGTGCAAGGCGATCGTTGGCCCAAAGGTAGGCACGGAAAATGA